In Numida meleagris isolate 19003 breed g44 Domestic line chromosome 23, NumMel1.0, whole genome shotgun sequence, the following proteins share a genomic window:
- the ARCN1 gene encoding coatomer subunit delta — protein MVLLAAAVCTKAGKAIVSRQFVEMTRTRIEGLLAAFPKLMNTGKQHTFVETESVRYVYQPMEKLYMVLITTKNSNILEDLETLRLFSRVIPEYCRALEENEISEHCFDLIFAFDEIVALGYRENVNLAQIRTFTEMDSHEEKVFRAVRETQEREAKAEMRRKAKELQQARRDAERLGKKAPGFGGFGSSAVSGGTTAAMITETIIETEKPKVAPAPSRPSGPSKALKLGAKGKEVDNFVDKLKSEGENIMTSVGKRSTEAAKVLAPPINMESVHMKIEEKISLTCGRDGGLQNMELHGMIMLHISDEKFARIRLHVENEDKRGVQLQTHPNVDKKLFTAESQIGLKNPEKSFPINSDVGVLKWRLQTTEESFIPLTINCWPSESGNSCDVNIEYELQEESLELNDVIIMIPLPSGVGAPVIGEIDGEYRHDSRRNLLEWCLPVIDAKNKSGSLEFSIAGQPNDFFPVQVSFVSKKNYCNIQVTKVTQVDGNSPVRFSTETTFLVDKYEIL, from the exons ATG GTGCTGTTGGCGGCAGCTGTCTGCACAAAGGCAGGGAAGGCCATCGTCTCCCGGCAGTTCGTGGAGATGACCCGAACCCGCATCgaggggctgctggcagctttcCCAAAACTCATGAACACTGGGAAGCAGCACACTTTTGTGGAAACAGAGAGTGTGCGGTACGTGTATCAGCCGATGGAGAAGCTCTACATGGTGCTGATCACCACTAAAAACAGCAACATCCTGGAAGACCTGGAAACACTCCGACTCTTCTCTCGAGTG ATCCCTGAATATTGTCGAGCTCTGGAGGAGAATGAGATCTCTGAACACTGCTTTGACCTGATCTTTGCCTTTGATGAAATTGTTGCCCTGGGCTACCGTGAGAATGTAAACCTGGCACAAATTCGGACCTTCACGGAGATGGACTcacatgaagaaaaggtgttCCGAGCTGTCCGAGAG ACTCAGGAACGTGAAGCAAAAGCTGAGATGCGTCGTAAAGCGAAGGAATTGCAGCAGGCCAGGAGGGATGCAGAGAGACTGGGCAAGAAGGCACCTGGGTTCGGTGGCTTCGGCAGTTCGGCCGTGTCTGGGggcacaacagcagcaatgatcaCAGAGACCATCATTGAAACAGAGAAGCCCAAAGTGGCACCAGCGCCTTCCAG aCCATCAGGTCCTAGTAAAGCTCTGAAACTTGGCGCCAAAGGGAAGGAGGTGGACAACTTTGTGGACAAGCTGAAGTCAGAGGGAGAAAACATCATGACTTCTGTAGGCAAACGCTCTACAGAAGCAGCCAAAGTTCTTGCACCACCCATTAATATGGAGAG CGTGCATATGAAAATAGAGGAGAAAATATCCTTGACTTGTGGCCGTGATGGAGGGTTACAGAATATGGAGCTGCATGGCATGATCATGCTGCACATCTCTGATGAAAAATTTGCACGAATTCGCCTGCACgtagaaaatgaagacaagagGGGAGTGCAGTTACAG ACTCACCCGAACGTGGACAAGAAGCTGTTTACTGCAGAATCTCAGATTGGTTTGAAGAACCCAGAGAAATCATTCCCTATTAACAGTGACGTGGGTGTGCTGAAGTGGAGGTTGCAGACGACGGAGGAGTCCTTCATTCCATTGACAA ttaACTGCTGGCCATCAGAAAGTGGGAACAGTTGCGATGTTAACATTGAGTACGAGCTGCAAGAGGAGAGCCTAGAACTGAACGATGTGATCATCATGATCCCTTTACC GTCTGGTGTCGGTGCCCCAGTGATTGGGGAGATCGATGGCGAGTATCGCCACGACAGCCGGAGAAATCTCCTTGAGTGGTGCCTGCCAGTGATAGATGCCAAAAACAAGAGTGGCAGCCTGGAGTTCAGCATAGCAGGGCAGCCGAATGACTTCTTTCCAGTGCAAGTCTCCTTCGTCTCCAAAAAGAACTATTGCAACATACAG GTTACCAAAGTGACCCAGGTAGATGGAAACAGCCCTGTAAGGTTTTCTACTGAAACCACCTTCCTGGTGGACAAGTACGAAATCCTGTAA
- the LOC110387593 gene encoding NF-kappa-B inhibitor zeta-like isoform X1 — protein sequence MLQTVCMSPELLVNQNTTENESCGYSPGQGSPQPGETASPKRHFQQSPSLPDSGLTELNVASPEINPAPPHNPPAMSAPTGSALSSDPPPRRRYMGVRVKMPVRELLRKVRLSKGLEPAASQEASLVKTASKGSSGKTEKRRVHPYTEKQLRQSKQSIGQTLKGLEDLDILVEVLQEDLNKSQLKKESLRAAPDGFWQGFPAELQAPWWGAGGSKQAAGSAQERCQSFTKLRSHCCFTHRSSALQEEAESSFCDGQKDTHEPDSPGTFSRTREKEGSWWMQGAGSSTQKDCWAHPALSASPCFGPPGAQPEPFLEAGSDSSGSGGRSRLTSIAFTQQDLSAISFFQFQLHREESLLRNIPADKLLAPDENGNRLLHKAVAQGRRALTYALARRFASLNKIDEKDAEKRTALHLAAEKNQHLMVSDLISLGANVNEQDGLGKTPLHLCAENGYLRVLEVLKNCKDNGVCVAVNLTDHCGLTPLHCAALAHTVLATESQKTDSDSDMGRFLKLRKDQILEGINCLLQMGGRPELQVLHWCQTTAPYLKIEENSELMCLLQAHKPKGQDVLQESNGLLEAPRMPCPSSSDNFSELLSTSPLDFVDIILKGTLG from the exons ATGCTGCAAACAGTCTGCATGAGCCCTGAACTTCTGGTCAATcaaaacaccactgaaaatgaaagctgtggCTACAGTCCAGGCCAGGGATCTCCACAGCCTGGGGAAACTGCCAGTCCCAAAAGGCATTTTCAACAAAGCCCATCGCTGCCAGACTCTGGATTAACTGAACTTAATGTTGCAAGCCCTGAGATCAACCCAGCTCCTCCACATAATCCTCCAGCGATGTCTGCTCCCACCG GCTCCGCTCTTAGCTCGGATCCCCCTCCTCGGAGGCGTTACATGGGCGTGAGGGTGAAGATGCCGGTGCgggagctgctgaggaaggTCCGGCTTTCCAAGGGGCTGGAGCCCGCTGCCAGCCAG GAAGCCTCGTTAGTGAAGACGGCAAGCAAAGGATCCTCGGGAAAAACAG aaaagagaagagttCACCCTTATACAGAGAAGCAGCTTAGACAG AGCAAGCAGAGCATCGGGCAAACGCTGAAAGGCTTGGAGGACCTGGATATCCTggtggaggtgctgcaggaagaCCTGAACAAAAGCCAGCTGAAGAAGGAATCTCTGCGTGCTGCGCCCGATGGCTTTTGGCAGggcttccctgcagagctgcaggcccCTTGGTGGGGAGCTGGAGGAAGCaagcaggcagctggcagcgCGCAGGAAAGATGCCAAAGCTTCACCAAGCTGCGTTCTCACTGCTGCTTCACACACCGCAGCTCGGCATTGCAGGAAGAGGCAGAGAGCTCCTTCTGTGATGGTCAGAAAGACACGCACGAGCCCGACTCGCCAGGAACGTTCTCAAGGACAAGGGAGAAAGAGGGCAGCTGGTGGATGCAGGGCGCGGGTAGCAGCACCCAGAAGGATTGCTGGGCGCACCCTGCACTGAGCGCGTCTCCCTGCTTCGGCCCACCAGGAGCCCAGCCAGAGCCATTTCTGGAGGCTGGCAGCGACTCTTCGGGTTCCGGGGGACGCTCGAGGCTGACCTCGATTGCCTTCACGCAGCAGGATCTTTCCGCCATCTCTTTCTTCCAGTTCCAGCTACACAGGGAGGAAAGCTTGCTGAGGAATATTCCAGCAGACAAACTGCTTGCACCTGATGAAAATGGCAACAG GCTGCTGCACAAGGCTGTTGCTCAGGGAAGAAGAGCTCTGACTTACGCACTTGCACGGAGATTTGCATCCCTAAATAAAATTGACGAGAAGGATGCAGAGAAACGG ACAGCATTACATCTCGCTGCAGAAAAGAACCAGCACCTGATGGTCAGCGACCTTATATCCCTGGGGGCTAACGTCAACGAGCAGGACGGGCTGGGGAAAACCCCACTCCACCTGTGCGCAGAGAATGGGTACCTGCGGGTCTTGGAG GTTTTGAAAAACTGCAAAGACAACGGCGTGTGTGTGGCAGTGAACCTGACGGACCACTGCG GTTTAACCCCGCTGCACTGCGCTGCTCTTGCCCACACCGTCTTAGCCACGGAATCTCAAAAAACCGACAGCGACAGCGACATGGGAAGGTTTCTCAAACTACGCAAGGACCAAATTCTTGAGGGAATTAACTGCTTGTTGCAAATGGGAGGAAGACCTGAGCTGCAG GTACTACACTGGTGTCAAACTACCGCTCCCTATTTAAAAATTGAGGAGAATAGCGAGCTGATGTGTTTGCTCCAGGCTCATAAACCCAAGGGACAGGACGTTCTTCAAGAG AGTAATGGTTTGCTGGAAGCTCCAAGAATGCCATGTCCCTCGTCATCAGATAACTTCTCTGAACTTTTGTCCACTTCACCTTTGGACTTCGTTGACATCATTCTTAAAGGTACTTTGGGGTAG
- the IFT46 gene encoding intraflagellar transport protein 46 homolog isoform X1, whose amino-acid sequence MATEGGVMAERRPSEGSGDGTARAIASPRPSAQPRPVENQPYDESLELPEAEEAAGNASRPRGSRRPGPPWSGGGGPGARPSGAGERSSDGEGGGSKETAARPGPSAASEDDEDDDDDDDDDDEDSSESDSEDDSEERGAPLEGDYNLADYDYLPVSPEIKELFEYIRRYTPKTIEIEHKLQPFIPDFIPAVGDIDAFLKVPRPDGKPDNLGLLVLDEPSTKQSDPTVLSLWLTENSKQHNITQQIKVKSVENAEKNPKAIDSWIESISELHRCKPPATVHYSRPMPDIETLMQEWSPEFEELLGKVGLPTAEMNCDLAEYVDMICAILDIPVYKSWIQPLHVLFSLYSEFKNSQHFKPLAEGKKARSPPSNALSQSAEAEVLSFT is encoded by the exons ATGGCGACGGAGGGCGGCGTCATGGCGGAGCGGCGGCCGTCCGAGGGGAGCGGGGACGGGACGGCCCGCGCCATCGCCTCCCCGCGTCCCTCCGCCCAGCCCCGCCCGGTGGAGAACCAGCCGTACGACGAGAGCCTGGAGCTGCCGGAGGCCGAGGAGGCGGCGGGGAACGCGAGCCGCCCGCGGGGCTCCCGCCGGCCGGGACCTCCCTGGTCGGGAGGCGGCGGCCCGGGAGCGCGGCCCAGCGGCGCGGGAGAGCGCAGCAGCGACGGGGAGGGCGGTGGCAGCAAG GAAACAGCGGCCCGGCCTGGACCCTCCGCCGCCAGCGAGGACGACGAGGATGACGACGACGACGATGACGATGACGATGAGGACTCCTCCGAGAGCGACTCAGAGGACGACTCGGAGGAGCGCGGGGCGCCGCTGGAGGG tgattacAACCTAGCGGATTATGACTACCTGCCAGTATCTCCTGAAATTAAAGAGCTCTTTGAATACATAAGGAG gtACACTCCGAAAACAATAGAGATTGAGCACAAACTGCAGCCTTTTATTCCAGACTTTATTCCTGCTGTTGGAGACATCGATGCCTTCCTAAAG GTCCCACGCCCAGATGGCAAGCCTGATAACCTTGGTCTGCTGGTCCTAGATGAGCCATCAACGAAGCAGTCAGATCCCACAGTACTCTCTCTCTGGCTAACGGAGAATTCCAAACAGCACAACATTACA cagcAGATAAAAGTGAAAAGTGTGGAGAATGCAGAGAAGAACCCCAAAGCTATTGACAGCTGGATTGAAAGCATCAGTGAACTACACCGCTGCAAACCTCCCGCCACTGTCCACTACAGCCG GCCCATGCCTGACATAGAGACCCTCATGCAGGAGTGGTCACCGGAATTTGAGGAGCTCTTGGGAAAG gTGGGTCTCCCAACTGCAGAAATGAACTGTGACCTGGCTGAATACGTTGACATGATATGTG CCATTCTGGACATCCCCGTGTACAAGAGTTGGATCCAGCCTCTGCACGTCCTTTTCTCACTGTACTCGGAGTTCAAGAATTCCCAG CATTTCAAGCCTCTGGCTGAAGGGAAGAAGGCTAGGAGCCCTCCATCCAACGCACTTTCACAGTCGGCAGAAGCAGAAGTTTTAAGCTTTACTTGA
- the IFT46 gene encoding intraflagellar transport protein 46 homolog isoform X2 translates to MATEGGVMAERRPSEGSGDGTARAIASPRPSAQPRPVENQPYDESLELPEAEEAAGNASRPRGSRRPGPPWSGGGGPGARPSGAGERSSDGEGGGSKETAARPGPSAASEDDEDDDDDDDDDDEDSSESDSEDDSEERGAPLEGDYNLADYDYLPVSPEIKELFEYIRRYTPKTIEIEHKLQPFIPDFIPAVGDIDAFLKVPRPDGKPDNLGLLVLDEPSTKQSDPTVLSLWLTENSKQHNITQIKVKSVENAEKNPKAIDSWIESISELHRCKPPATVHYSRPMPDIETLMQEWSPEFEELLGKVGLPTAEMNCDLAEYVDMICAILDIPVYKSWIQPLHVLFSLYSEFKNSQHFKPLAEGKKARSPPSNALSQSAEAEVLSFT, encoded by the exons ATGGCGACGGAGGGCGGCGTCATGGCGGAGCGGCGGCCGTCCGAGGGGAGCGGGGACGGGACGGCCCGCGCCATCGCCTCCCCGCGTCCCTCCGCCCAGCCCCGCCCGGTGGAGAACCAGCCGTACGACGAGAGCCTGGAGCTGCCGGAGGCCGAGGAGGCGGCGGGGAACGCGAGCCGCCCGCGGGGCTCCCGCCGGCCGGGACCTCCCTGGTCGGGAGGCGGCGGCCCGGGAGCGCGGCCCAGCGGCGCGGGAGAGCGCAGCAGCGACGGGGAGGGCGGTGGCAGCAAG GAAACAGCGGCCCGGCCTGGACCCTCCGCCGCCAGCGAGGACGACGAGGATGACGACGACGACGATGACGATGACGATGAGGACTCCTCCGAGAGCGACTCAGAGGACGACTCGGAGGAGCGCGGGGCGCCGCTGGAGGG tgattacAACCTAGCGGATTATGACTACCTGCCAGTATCTCCTGAAATTAAAGAGCTCTTTGAATACATAAGGAG gtACACTCCGAAAACAATAGAGATTGAGCACAAACTGCAGCCTTTTATTCCAGACTTTATTCCTGCTGTTGGAGACATCGATGCCTTCCTAAAG GTCCCACGCCCAGATGGCAAGCCTGATAACCTTGGTCTGCTGGTCCTAGATGAGCCATCAACGAAGCAGTCAGATCCCACAGTACTCTCTCTCTGGCTAACGGAGAATTCCAAACAGCACAACATTACA cAGATAAAAGTGAAAAGTGTGGAGAATGCAGAGAAGAACCCCAAAGCTATTGACAGCTGGATTGAAAGCATCAGTGAACTACACCGCTGCAAACCTCCCGCCACTGTCCACTACAGCCG GCCCATGCCTGACATAGAGACCCTCATGCAGGAGTGGTCACCGGAATTTGAGGAGCTCTTGGGAAAG gTGGGTCTCCCAACTGCAGAAATGAACTGTGACCTGGCTGAATACGTTGACATGATATGTG CCATTCTGGACATCCCCGTGTACAAGAGTTGGATCCAGCCTCTGCACGTCCTTTTCTCACTGTACTCGGAGTTCAAGAATTCCCAG CATTTCAAGCCTCTGGCTGAAGGGAAGAAGGCTAGGAGCCCTCCATCCAACGCACTTTCACAGTCGGCAGAAGCAGAAGTTTTAAGCTTTACTTGA
- the LOC110387593 gene encoding NF-kappa-B inhibitor zeta-like isoform X2: MLQTVCMSPELLVNQNTTENESCGYSPGQGSPQPGETASPKRHFQQSPSLPDSGLTELNVASPEINPAPPHNPPAMSAPTGSALSSDPPPRRRYMGVRVKMPVRELLRKVRLSKGLEPAASQEASLVKTASKGSSGKTEKRRVHPYTEKQLRQSKQSIGQTLKGLEDLDILVEVLQEDLNKSQLKKESLRAAPDGFWQGFPAELQAPWWGAGGSKQAAGSAQERCQSFTKLRSHCCFTHRSSALQEEAESSFCDGQKDTHEPDSPGTFSRTREKEGSWWMQGAGSSTQKDCWAHPALSASPCFGPPGAQPEPFLEAGSDSSGSGGRSRLTSIAFTQQDLSAISFFQFQLHREESLLRNIPADKLLAPDENGNRLLHKAVAQGRRALTYALARRFASLNKIDEKDAEKRTALHLAAEKNQHLMVSDLISLGANVNEQDGLGKTPLHLCAENGYLRVLEVLKNCKDNGVCVAVNLTDHCGLTPLHCAALAHTVLATESQKTDSDSDMGRFLKLRKDQILEGINCLLQMGGRPELQVLHWCQTTAPYLKIEENSELMCLLQAHKPKGQDVLQESNGLLEAPRMPCPSSSDNFSELLSTSPLDFVDIILKGKC; the protein is encoded by the exons ATGCTGCAAACAGTCTGCATGAGCCCTGAACTTCTGGTCAATcaaaacaccactgaaaatgaaagctgtggCTACAGTCCAGGCCAGGGATCTCCACAGCCTGGGGAAACTGCCAGTCCCAAAAGGCATTTTCAACAAAGCCCATCGCTGCCAGACTCTGGATTAACTGAACTTAATGTTGCAAGCCCTGAGATCAACCCAGCTCCTCCACATAATCCTCCAGCGATGTCTGCTCCCACCG GCTCCGCTCTTAGCTCGGATCCCCCTCCTCGGAGGCGTTACATGGGCGTGAGGGTGAAGATGCCGGTGCgggagctgctgaggaaggTCCGGCTTTCCAAGGGGCTGGAGCCCGCTGCCAGCCAG GAAGCCTCGTTAGTGAAGACGGCAAGCAAAGGATCCTCGGGAAAAACAG aaaagagaagagttCACCCTTATACAGAGAAGCAGCTTAGACAG AGCAAGCAGAGCATCGGGCAAACGCTGAAAGGCTTGGAGGACCTGGATATCCTggtggaggtgctgcaggaagaCCTGAACAAAAGCCAGCTGAAGAAGGAATCTCTGCGTGCTGCGCCCGATGGCTTTTGGCAGggcttccctgcagagctgcaggcccCTTGGTGGGGAGCTGGAGGAAGCaagcaggcagctggcagcgCGCAGGAAAGATGCCAAAGCTTCACCAAGCTGCGTTCTCACTGCTGCTTCACACACCGCAGCTCGGCATTGCAGGAAGAGGCAGAGAGCTCCTTCTGTGATGGTCAGAAAGACACGCACGAGCCCGACTCGCCAGGAACGTTCTCAAGGACAAGGGAGAAAGAGGGCAGCTGGTGGATGCAGGGCGCGGGTAGCAGCACCCAGAAGGATTGCTGGGCGCACCCTGCACTGAGCGCGTCTCCCTGCTTCGGCCCACCAGGAGCCCAGCCAGAGCCATTTCTGGAGGCTGGCAGCGACTCTTCGGGTTCCGGGGGACGCTCGAGGCTGACCTCGATTGCCTTCACGCAGCAGGATCTTTCCGCCATCTCTTTCTTCCAGTTCCAGCTACACAGGGAGGAAAGCTTGCTGAGGAATATTCCAGCAGACAAACTGCTTGCACCTGATGAAAATGGCAACAG GCTGCTGCACAAGGCTGTTGCTCAGGGAAGAAGAGCTCTGACTTACGCACTTGCACGGAGATTTGCATCCCTAAATAAAATTGACGAGAAGGATGCAGAGAAACGG ACAGCATTACATCTCGCTGCAGAAAAGAACCAGCACCTGATGGTCAGCGACCTTATATCCCTGGGGGCTAACGTCAACGAGCAGGACGGGCTGGGGAAAACCCCACTCCACCTGTGCGCAGAGAATGGGTACCTGCGGGTCTTGGAG GTTTTGAAAAACTGCAAAGACAACGGCGTGTGTGTGGCAGTGAACCTGACGGACCACTGCG GTTTAACCCCGCTGCACTGCGCTGCTCTTGCCCACACCGTCTTAGCCACGGAATCTCAAAAAACCGACAGCGACAGCGACATGGGAAGGTTTCTCAAACTACGCAAGGACCAAATTCTTGAGGGAATTAACTGCTTGTTGCAAATGGGAGGAAGACCTGAGCTGCAG GTACTACACTGGTGTCAAACTACCGCTCCCTATTTAAAAATTGAGGAGAATAGCGAGCTGATGTGTTTGCTCCAGGCTCATAAACCCAAGGGACAGGACGTTCTTCAAGAG AGTAATGGTTTGCTGGAAGCTCCAAGAATGCCATGTCCCTCGTCATCAGATAACTTCTCTGAACTTTTGTCCACTTCACCTTTGGACTTCGTTGACATCATTCTTAAAG GGAAATGCTGA